The Myxococcota bacterium genome has a segment encoding these proteins:
- a CDS encoding DNA topoisomerase IV subunit A, whose amino-acid sequence MAARKATRTKATRTKATRTKATKKPGAKEPRAKKVGSKKPAARKATAKKAGAKATPRARDAQTVSLIADTARGVHADILKKRKPDLAFPVRALSNVTYSERKGFFEIGKQRKVRTLTVNTVKSFAQTLRMMALSKELVETNDFATKRDAYYQSKNWEEAKFDEQTESDTVMDDIEAMFSMRGVSREELRFVPDEHGGAVAGQLVVLDADRETGVVERIDCTRFGSGAYSIPSSVEHLSFETNAKFILAIETGGVFQRLQSHKFWQTADCILVSMAGVPTRATRRFIRKLSDECDLPVYAFVDCDPYGISNIYRTLKVGSGNAAHLSQFFCVPHARYLGVTPQDIVDYELPTHPLQDVDVKRAKDALDNDPFFKAHAEWRAAIEQLLAMGVRAEQQALAKWGLNYVIDEYLPAKLRAPDAFLP is encoded by the coding sequence ATGGCAGCGAGGAAGGCGACCCGGACGAAGGCGACGCGGACGAAGGCGACGCGGACGAAGGCGACGAAGAAGCCCGGCGCGAAGGAGCCGCGTGCAAAGAAGGTGGGTTCGAAGAAGCCGGCAGCGCGGAAGGCGACCGCGAAGAAGGCCGGCGCGAAGGCCACGCCGCGCGCGCGCGACGCGCAGACCGTCTCGCTGATCGCCGACACCGCGCGCGGCGTCCACGCGGACATCCTGAAGAAGCGGAAGCCCGACCTCGCGTTCCCGGTGCGCGCGCTCTCGAACGTCACCTACTCCGAGCGCAAGGGCTTCTTCGAGATCGGGAAGCAGCGGAAGGTGCGCACGCTCACGGTGAACACCGTCAAGAGCTTCGCGCAGACGCTGCGGATGATGGCGCTCTCGAAGGAGCTCGTGGAGACGAACGACTTCGCGACCAAGCGCGACGCCTACTACCAGAGCAAGAACTGGGAGGAGGCCAAGTTCGACGAGCAGACCGAGTCCGACACGGTGATGGACGACATCGAGGCGATGTTCTCGATGCGCGGCGTCTCGCGCGAGGAGCTGCGCTTCGTGCCCGACGAGCACGGCGGCGCGGTGGCCGGGCAGCTCGTCGTGCTCGACGCCGACCGCGAGACGGGCGTCGTCGAGCGCATCGACTGCACGCGCTTCGGCTCGGGGGCGTACTCGATCCCGAGCTCGGTCGAGCACCTGTCGTTCGAGACGAACGCGAAGTTCATCCTCGCGATCGAGACGGGAGGCGTGTTCCAGCGGCTGCAGAGCCACAAGTTCTGGCAGACGGCGGACTGCATCCTCGTCTCGATGGCGGGCGTGCCGACGCGCGCCACGCGCCGCTTCATCCGCAAGCTCTCGGACGAGTGCGACCTGCCCGTCTACGCGTTCGTCGACTGCGACCCGTACGGGATCTCGAACATCTACCGCACGCTCAAGGTCGGGTCCGGGAACGCCGCGCACCTGTCGCAGTTCTTCTGCGTCCCGCACGCCCGCTACCTCGGCGTGACGCCGCAGGACATCGTCGACTACGAGCTGCCGACCCATCCGCTGCAGGACGTCGACGTCAAGCGCGCGAAGGACGCACTGGACAACGACCCCTTCTTCAAGGCCCACGCCGAGTGGCGCGCCGCCATCGAGCAGCTGCTGGCGATGGGTGTGCGCGCCGAGCAGCAGGCGCTCGCCAAGTGGGGCCTCAACTACGTGATCGACGAGTACCTGCCCGCGAAGTTGCGCGCCCCCGATGCATTCCTGCCGTAG
- a CDS encoding DNA topoisomerase VI subunit B translates to MTARRKKKSASRAAKPRAAKPAQRPTRTAQEMAAKQRDISVSEFFAKNRHLLGFDNPAKALLTTVKEGVDNALDACEEAGLLPSIEVSIDPVDESRFVVAIEDDGPGIVRAQVPKIFGRLLYGSKFHRLRQSRGQQGIGISAAGMYGLLTTGKPVRITTRTGKGRDAHFFELVIDTQRNEPRVRKDEVVRWKKDHGTRVEIELEGAYRGGQHSVDAYVRQISLANPHAEIVYRPPDAKDGEPVVYPRVTKELPANTAEIQPHPYGVELGVLMQMFRDTKARNVKTCLQGDFSRVSARTAAEICERAGIAPTRRPAEISRDEAERIHRAIQKTKIMNPPTDCIAPIGEELLLRALRAEVDADFFATVTRRPTVYRGNPFLVEVGLAYGGALGADEPVTLYRYANRVPLQYQQGACAITKAVTSTDWKAYQLQQPRGSLPVGPMLLLVHIASVWVPFTSESKEAIASYPEIVKEIRLGLQECGRRMATHVRKRRREADERKKRAYIEKYIPQVAIGLQEILGFDDRERTRVADRLADVLERSRTA, encoded by the coding sequence GCGCGCCGCCAAGCCGGCGCAGCGCCCGACGCGCACGGCGCAGGAGATGGCCGCGAAGCAGCGCGACATCTCCGTCTCCGAGTTCTTCGCGAAGAACCGCCACCTGCTCGGCTTCGACAATCCGGCGAAGGCCCTGCTCACCACGGTCAAGGAGGGCGTCGACAACGCGCTCGACGCGTGCGAGGAGGCGGGCCTGCTGCCGTCGATCGAGGTGTCGATCGACCCGGTCGACGAGTCGCGCTTCGTGGTGGCGATCGAGGACGACGGCCCGGGCATCGTGCGCGCGCAGGTGCCGAAGATCTTCGGGCGGCTCCTGTACGGCTCGAAGTTCCACCGGCTGCGCCAGAGCCGCGGTCAGCAGGGCATCGGCATCAGCGCGGCCGGCATGTACGGCCTGCTCACGACCGGCAAGCCCGTGCGCATCACGACGCGCACCGGCAAGGGCCGCGACGCGCACTTCTTCGAGCTCGTGATCGACACGCAGCGCAACGAGCCGCGCGTCCGCAAGGACGAGGTGGTGCGCTGGAAGAAGGATCACGGGACGCGCGTCGAGATCGAGCTCGAGGGCGCGTACCGCGGCGGCCAGCACTCGGTCGACGCGTACGTCCGGCAGATCTCGCTCGCGAACCCGCACGCGGAGATCGTCTACCGCCCGCCCGACGCGAAGGACGGCGAGCCCGTCGTGTACCCGCGCGTGACGAAGGAGCTGCCCGCGAACACGGCGGAGATCCAGCCGCACCCGTACGGCGTCGAGCTCGGCGTGCTGATGCAGATGTTCCGCGACACGAAGGCGCGCAACGTCAAGACGTGCCTGCAGGGCGACTTCTCGCGCGTGTCGGCGCGGACCGCGGCGGAGATCTGCGAGCGCGCGGGCATCGCGCCGACGCGGCGGCCGGCGGAGATCTCGCGCGACGAGGCCGAGCGCATCCATCGCGCGATCCAGAAGACGAAGATCATGAACCCGCCGACCGACTGCATCGCACCGATCGGCGAGGAGCTGCTGCTGCGCGCGCTGCGCGCCGAGGTCGACGCCGACTTCTTCGCGACGGTGACGCGCCGCCCGACGGTCTACCGCGGCAACCCGTTCCTCGTCGAGGTCGGCCTCGCGTACGGAGGCGCGCTCGGCGCGGACGAGCCGGTCACGCTCTACCGCTACGCGAATCGCGTTCCGCTGCAGTACCAGCAGGGTGCGTGCGCGATCACGAAGGCGGTGACGAGCACCGACTGGAAGGCCTACCAGCTGCAGCAGCCGCGCGGCTCGCTCCCGGTCGGGCCGATGCTCCTGCTCGTGCACATCGCGAGCGTGTGGGTGCCGTTCACTTCCGAGAGCAAGGAGGCGATCGCCTCCTATCCCGAGATCGTCAAGGAGATCCGCCTCGGCCTGCAGGAGTGCGGGCGGAGGATGGCGACGCACGTGCGCAAGCGGCGGCGCGAGGCGGACGAGCGCAAGAAGCGCGCGTACATCGAGAAGTACATCCCGCAGGTGGCGATCGGGCTGCAGGAGATCCTCGGCTTCGACGACCGCGAGCGCACGCGCGTCGCCGACCGGCTCGCCGACGTGCTCGAGCGCAGCCGCACGGCCTGA